A DNA window from Caulobacter mirabilis contains the following coding sequences:
- the queG gene encoding tRNA epoxyqueuosine(34) reductase QueG: protein MTILISDDTNDRIRQRARSLGFDVVGFASAADAWPAGERLRQFVAEGLHGQMGWLEETLDRRAHPTGMWAEGRSAVMLGMNYGPDADPLERLKERSTGIISAYAQGDDYHDLIKGKLKNLAGWMKARFGGEVKVFVDTAPLMEKPLAQRAGLGWQGKHTNLVSRELGSWLFLGSVLISVDLEHDSPEIDRCGSCRACLDICPTKAFLGPYRLDARRCISYLTIEHDGPIPEDLRPALGNRIYGCDDCLAVCPWNKFAETSRQAQFQARQALRAPKLSELAALDDEGFRFVFRRSAVQRIGRDRFIRNVLYAVGNSGDPALLPTAERLLDDPDPVVRDAAHWAVSRLKGAPPAAA, encoded by the coding sequence ATCACGATCTTGATTTCTGACGACACGAACGATCGCATCCGCCAACGGGCCAGAAGCCTGGGGTTCGACGTCGTCGGTTTCGCCTCGGCCGCCGACGCCTGGCCGGCCGGCGAGCGGCTGCGCCAGTTCGTCGCCGAGGGCCTGCACGGCCAGATGGGCTGGCTGGAGGAGACTCTGGACCGGCGCGCCCATCCCACGGGAATGTGGGCTGAAGGCCGCAGCGCCGTCATGCTGGGCATGAACTACGGCCCGGACGCCGATCCGCTGGAGCGGCTGAAGGAACGGTCGACCGGGATCATCTCCGCCTACGCCCAGGGCGACGACTATCACGACCTGATCAAGGGCAAGCTCAAGAACCTGGCGGGCTGGATGAAGGCCAGGTTCGGCGGCGAGGTGAAGGTGTTCGTCGACACCGCGCCCCTGATGGAAAAGCCGCTGGCCCAGCGGGCCGGCCTGGGGTGGCAGGGCAAACACACCAACCTGGTTTCCCGCGAGCTGGGCTCGTGGCTGTTCCTGGGTTCCGTGCTGATCTCGGTGGACCTGGAACACGACTCGCCAGAGATCGACCGCTGCGGATCATGCCGAGCCTGCCTCGACATCTGCCCGACGAAAGCCTTCCTCGGGCCCTACCGGCTCGATGCAAGGCGCTGCATCTCCTACCTGACGATCGAGCACGACGGCCCGATCCCCGAGGACCTGCGACCCGCGCTCGGCAACCGCATCTACGGCTGCGACGATTGCCTGGCCGTCTGCCCCTGGAACAAGTTCGCCGAGACCTCACGTCAGGCCCAGTTCCAGGCGCGCCAGGCCCTCCGCGCGCCCAAGCTGTCGGAGCTGGCTGCTCTGGACGACGAAGGCTTTCGATTCGTGTTCAGGCGCAGCGCCGTGCAGCGCATCGGTCGCGACCGTTTCATCCGCAACGTGCTCTACGCCGTCGGCAACAGCGGCGATCCCGCGTTGTTGCCGACGGCCGAACGCCTGCTCGACGATCCCGATCCCGTCGTCCGCGACGCGGCCCACTGGGCCGTCAGTCGGCTGAAAGGCGCGCCGCCAGCCGCTGCATGA
- the argE gene encoding acetylornithine deacetylase, with protein sequence MTDALTDRAIEILGKLVSFDTTSRGSNLALIDWVEHYLAGEGVASRRIPNHDGDKSNLLASVGPDAEGGVILSGHTDVVPVDGQPWTSPPFELTERDGRLFGRGTADMKGFIALALAAVPDFQAAGLKRPVHLAFSYDEETGCFGAPDMIAVIARDLPRPALAVIGEPSGMKAVSGHKGAGFFRVVVTGREAHSSQPHLGLSANMAAAELIAALKTLSDGMADAADPASPFEPKGHTLSIGRIDGGTAANILARRCEIVFDIRAEPGSRTLDLLTGFRAQVAELDVRLKARDPACGAVFEVIADVPPMAPEREGAAEAFVRGLVGDNSPLRVVPYASEGGQFQGAGFSSVICGPGYIDQAHQPDEYVAIDQMRQGAAFMQRLAARLSAD encoded by the coding sequence ATGACCGACGCCCTGACTGACCGCGCCATCGAAATTCTCGGCAAGCTGGTGAGCTTCGACACGACCTCGCGAGGGTCGAACCTGGCTCTGATCGACTGGGTTGAACACTATCTGGCGGGCGAGGGCGTCGCCTCACGCCGGATCCCGAACCACGACGGCGACAAGTCGAACCTGCTGGCCAGCGTCGGCCCGGATGCGGAGGGCGGCGTGATCCTGTCGGGCCACACCGACGTCGTGCCGGTCGACGGTCAGCCCTGGACTTCGCCGCCTTTCGAACTGACCGAGCGGGATGGGCGGTTGTTCGGGCGGGGGACCGCCGACATGAAAGGCTTCATCGCCCTGGCCCTGGCCGCCGTGCCGGACTTCCAGGCCGCCGGTCTCAAGCGGCCCGTGCATCTGGCCTTCTCCTACGACGAGGAGACCGGCTGTTTCGGCGCGCCGGACATGATCGCGGTGATCGCTCGCGACCTGCCGCGACCGGCGCTGGCGGTGATCGGCGAGCCCTCAGGCATGAAGGCGGTCAGCGGTCACAAGGGCGCCGGCTTCTTCCGGGTGGTGGTGACGGGCCGCGAGGCCCATTCCAGCCAGCCGCACCTGGGCCTTTCCGCCAACATGGCCGCCGCCGAACTGATCGCGGCGCTGAAGACGTTGTCCGACGGTATGGCGGACGCGGCGGACCCGGCCTCGCCGTTCGAACCCAAGGGCCACACCCTGAGCATCGGCCGGATCGACGGCGGCACGGCGGCCAACATCCTGGCCCGGCGTTGCGAGATCGTCTTCGACATCCGGGCGGAGCCCGGCAGCCGGACCCTGGATCTCCTGACCGGCTTCCGGGCGCAGGTGGCCGAGCTGGACGTTCGGCTCAAGGCCCGCGACCCGGCCTGCGGCGCGGTGTTCGAGGTTATCGCCGATGTCCCGCCGATGGCCCCTGAACGGGAGGGTGCGGCCGAGGCCTTCGTCCGCGGCCTGGTCGGCGACAACAGCCCGCTGCGGGTCGTGCCCTACGCTTCCGAGGGCGGGCAGTTCCAGGGCGCGGGCTTCTCCAGCGTGATCTGCGGTCCCGGCTATATCGACCAGGCGCACCAGCCGGACGAATATGTCGCGATCGACCAGATGCGGCAGGGCGCGGCCTTCATGCAGCGGCTGGCGGCGCGCCTTTCAGCCGACTGA
- a CDS encoding glutathione S-transferase family protein: MSVERTLHHFPLDPASRQVRLALGEKRLPFAETHVRWWEQPDDFIALNPSGVPPVLVEETSKGRLAVCETRAILEHIEEQNPEPPLLGRDPAERAEARRLLQWFDRKFDAEVSAFLLHEKMEKRLLGYGAPDLANLRQGREALRHHLRYIEHLLAERDWLAGRRISLADMAAAAHISVIDYFGDVPWNDVPVARTWYMKIKSRPCFRPLLVDRWPGMAPAPHYHDLDF; encoded by the coding sequence ATGAGCGTCGAACGCACTCTCCACCACTTCCCCCTCGACCCCGCCTCGCGGCAGGTCCGGCTGGCGCTGGGCGAAAAGCGCCTGCCTTTCGCCGAGACGCATGTGCGATGGTGGGAGCAGCCTGACGACTTCATCGCCCTGAACCCGTCGGGCGTGCCGCCGGTCCTGGTCGAGGAGACCTCGAAGGGGCGGCTGGCGGTCTGCGAGACCCGCGCCATCCTCGAGCACATCGAGGAACAGAACCCCGAACCGCCGCTGCTCGGCCGCGATCCGGCCGAACGGGCCGAGGCTCGCCGACTGCTGCAATGGTTCGACCGCAAGTTCGACGCCGAGGTGTCCGCCTTCCTGCTGCACGAGAAGATGGAGAAGCGGCTGCTCGGCTACGGCGCGCCGGACCTGGCCAATCTGCGCCAGGGACGAGAAGCGCTGCGCCACCACCTGCGCTACATCGAACACCTGCTGGCCGAGCGCGACTGGCTGGCGGGGCGGCGCATCTCGCTGGCCGACATGGCCGCCGCCGCGCACATCTCGGTCATCGACTATTTCGGCGACGTGCCTTGGAACGACGTTCCCGTCGCCCGGACGTGGTACATGAAGATCAAGTCCCGTCCCTGCTTCCGCCCCCTCCTGGTCGACCGTTGGCCGGGGATGGCGCCGGCGCCGCACTATCACGATCTTGATTTCTGA
- a CDS encoding GFA family protein — MTKPAKPESEKRSAVQSEGRCACGVVRFEIDVPATWAWHDHSSATRRANTAAYMTWVGTWKRRFRLLDGEAAIVRWEDPEAKATRSFCGRCGTPLFLERHRSPKFINLPRALFATRTGREPRYHMYLDQQADWTWTGGPLSPLKGYPGVMQERPRKKRATPPSKDSLFEPED, encoded by the coding sequence ATGACGAAGCCCGCCAAGCCCGAATCCGAGAAGCGATCCGCCGTCCAGTCTGAGGGCCGGTGCGCCTGCGGCGTCGTACGGTTCGAGATCGACGTGCCGGCGACCTGGGCCTGGCACGACCATTCGTCGGCCACACGGCGCGCCAACACCGCCGCCTACATGACCTGGGTAGGAACCTGGAAGCGCCGGTTCCGGCTGCTCGACGGCGAGGCGGCGATCGTCCGCTGGGAAGACCCCGAGGCCAAGGCCACCCGCAGCTTCTGCGGCCGCTGCGGCACGCCGCTCTTCCTGGAGCGCCATCGCTCGCCGAAGTTCATCAACCTCCCACGCGCCCTGTTCGCGACCCGGACGGGCCGCGAACCGCGCTATCACATGTACCTGGACCAGCAGGCCGACTGGACCTGGACCGGCGGGCCGCTGAGCCCGCTCAAGGGCTATCCCGGCGTGATGCAGGAACGCCCTCGCAAGAAGAGGGCGACGCCTCCATCGAAGGACAGCCTGTTCGAGCCGGAAGACTGA
- a CDS encoding DUF885 domain-containing protein has product MRIVRRRFIQCAGAAGLIGLGTPVAARADDTLDGVVTEFMSTPPGLRSNAILYRKADEEFPDLSYEGSERAAAQARRWIARLSPLKSAPLDDDARDTLGVLLWELETSLGHHRYYWLDSPLSADGSAIEIGIGRLATAPLQTTADLDQYLARLEAFPAYVGQVETKVRGQESRRVLSHRETVIAEVGHLDRILAAPADAFVPATGRLSKIPAAAAARFQATARALTEGRVVPALRRLADYLRSDYLPRTNDAVGLWRLPEGADYYRFLLRSNVTLDLDPSDVHARTLETVAEADRDLAALRREIGFQGSAEAFHAELLTGARWKASSVEEVSDRFTAGLRRFDPVYARFFERPPSTPFGVEPQAPEYNDIMVNGRYRWPTDENPRGAYLFNGGDLANTSWIWATPLVLHELVPGHHLQIDRIYASRTLSPFRKSMKAGGPVEGWAEYGRRLAVEAGLYADDPMTRYANRLMDRRMAMMAAADTGMHAKEWSLSKALDYFAGNAITKPALQRRAMLGIATEYAGFLPSYWAGGAEYARLRRRAAAAKGAAFDLRRFHETILSAGILPFPVLGARLDRHFGAA; this is encoded by the coding sequence ATGCGGATCGTGCGTCGTCGTTTCATTCAGTGTGCGGGTGCGGCTGGGCTCATAGGACTCGGGACGCCGGTCGCGGCGCGCGCCGACGACACGCTCGATGGGGTCGTCACGGAGTTCATGAGCACCCCGCCGGGGCTCCGGTCGAACGCGATCCTCTATCGCAAGGCCGACGAGGAGTTTCCGGATCTTTCCTACGAAGGGTCGGAGCGGGCCGCGGCGCAGGCCAGGCGCTGGATCGCCCGTCTCTCGCCGTTGAAGAGCGCGCCGCTGGACGACGACGCCCGCGACACGCTCGGCGTCCTGCTCTGGGAGCTTGAAACCAGTCTCGGACACCATCGCTACTACTGGCTGGACTCGCCGCTCAGCGCCGACGGATCGGCGATCGAGATAGGGATAGGACGTCTTGCGACGGCCCCGCTCCAGACGACGGCCGATCTTGACCAGTATCTCGCCCGGCTGGAGGCCTTTCCCGCCTACGTCGGACAGGTGGAAACCAAGGTTCGGGGGCAGGAGAGCAGACGCGTGCTCTCGCATCGGGAGACCGTCATAGCGGAGGTCGGTCACCTCGATCGCATCTTGGCGGCGCCCGCCGACGCCTTCGTTCCCGCGACGGGGCGTCTTTCAAAGATCCCGGCCGCGGCGGCGGCGCGATTCCAGGCCACGGCGAGGGCGCTGACCGAAGGCCGCGTCGTCCCTGCGCTTCGCCGCCTGGCCGATTATCTCAGAAGCGACTACCTGCCCCGGACGAACGATGCGGTCGGGCTGTGGCGGCTTCCCGAAGGGGCGGACTACTACCGGTTCCTGCTCCGCTCCAACGTCACGCTGGATCTCGACCCCTCCGATGTCCACGCTCGGACGCTGGAAACCGTGGCGGAGGCCGATCGGGACCTGGCGGCGCTGCGTCGAGAGATCGGCTTCCAGGGGTCGGCCGAGGCGTTTCATGCCGAACTGCTGACTGGCGCCCGTTGGAAGGCGTCCAGTGTCGAGGAAGTGTCGGACCGCTTCACGGCTGGGCTCCGGCGCTTCGACCCTGTCTATGCTCGCTTCTTTGAACGACCGCCGAGCACGCCCTTCGGCGTCGAGCCCCAGGCGCCGGAATACAACGACATCATGGTGAACGGCCGCTACCGGTGGCCGACGGACGAGAACCCGCGCGGCGCCTATCTCTTCAACGGCGGCGACCTGGCCAACACATCCTGGATCTGGGCGACGCCGCTGGTCCTTCACGAGCTGGTGCCGGGCCATCACCTCCAGATCGATCGCATCTACGCGAGCCGGACGCTGTCGCCGTTCCGCAAGTCCATGAAGGCGGGCGGCCCGGTCGAGGGTTGGGCGGAGTACGGACGACGCCTGGCCGTTGAGGCGGGCCTCTATGCGGACGATCCGATGACGCGGTACGCCAACCGGTTGATGGACCGTCGAATGGCGATGATGGCGGCGGCCGACACGGGCATGCACGCCAAGGAATGGTCGCTGAGCAAGGCGCTGGACTACTTCGCGGGCAACGCCATTACGAAGCCCGCGCTACAGCGCCGGGCCATGCTCGGGATCGCGACGGAGTACGCTGGGTTTCTGCCGAGCTACTGGGCTGGCGGGGCGGAATACGCCCGCCTCCGTCGCCGAGCCGCCGCTGCGAAGGGCGCCGCGTTCGACCTTCGTCGGTTCCATGAGACCATCCTATCGGCTGGGATTCTGCCGTTCCCGGTTCTTGGCGCCCGGCTCGACCGGCATTTCGGCGCGGCCTGA
- a CDS encoding threonine ammonia-lyase — MTLTLDDIKAAAGRLAGHIERTPCRHSRTLSEITGAEVWVKFENLQFTAAYKERGALNKLLLLSEEERRRGVIAASAGNHAQGLAYHGARLGVPVTIVMPRGTPFVKVQHTQAHGANVVIHGDTYDDAAAHAQKLREEQQLTFVHPFDDLDVMAGQGTIALEMLEDAPDLEVLPVPIGGGGLISGVAVAAKAIRPDIRIFGCEPAMYPSFTARMRGMNAQAGGQTIAEGIAVKQVGQVTYGVVRPLIEDVLLLEEPYFERALSLYCNVEKTVVEGAGAASLAALLAYPERFRGKKVGLIVTGGNIDTRLLASVLTRELVRAQRLVSLRIIGDDRPGLLATVSHVIGEHGGNIIEVAHNRLALDVPAKGAEFDIMIETRDAQHTQEIMDALRASGYPPRAV; from the coding sequence ATGACCCTGACCCTCGACGACATCAAGGCCGCCGCCGGCCGGCTGGCTGGCCACATCGAACGCACGCCCTGCCGCCACTCGCGGACGCTGTCGGAAATCACCGGCGCGGAGGTATGGGTCAAGTTCGAGAACCTGCAGTTCACCGCCGCCTACAAGGAGCGTGGCGCGCTGAACAAGCTGCTGCTGCTTTCCGAGGAAGAGCGGCGCCGCGGCGTCATCGCCGCCAGCGCCGGCAACCACGCCCAGGGGCTGGCCTATCACGGCGCCCGCCTCGGCGTGCCGGTCACGATCGTGATGCCGCGGGGCACGCCGTTCGTGAAGGTGCAGCACACCCAGGCCCACGGGGCCAATGTGGTCATCCACGGCGACACCTATGACGACGCCGCCGCCCACGCACAGAAGTTGCGTGAGGAGCAGCAGCTGACCTTTGTCCACCCGTTCGACGACCTGGACGTCATGGCCGGCCAGGGCACCATCGCCCTGGAGATGCTCGAAGACGCGCCCGACCTGGAAGTCCTGCCGGTGCCGATCGGCGGCGGCGGCCTGATCAGCGGCGTCGCCGTAGCGGCCAAGGCGATCCGTCCGGATATCCGCATCTTCGGCTGCGAGCCGGCGATGTATCCGTCCTTCACCGCCCGCATGCGCGGCATGAACGCCCAGGCGGGCGGCCAGACCATCGCCGAGGGCATCGCCGTCAAACAGGTCGGCCAGGTCACCTACGGCGTCGTCCGGCCGCTGATCGAGGACGTGCTGCTGCTCGAGGAGCCCTATTTCGAGCGGGCTCTCAGCCTCTACTGCAATGTCGAGAAGACCGTGGTCGAGGGGGCCGGCGCGGCTTCGCTGGCGGCGCTGCTGGCCTATCCCGAGCGGTTCCGCGGCAAGAAGGTCGGCCTGATCGTCACCGGCGGCAACATCGACACCCGCCTGCTGGCCAGCGTCCTGACCCGTGAGCTGGTTCGCGCCCAACGGCTGGTCTCGTTGCGCATCATCGGCGACGACCGTCCGGGCCTGTTGGCCACGGTCAGCCACGTCATCGGCGAGCATGGCGGCAACATTATCGAGGTGGCCCACAACCGCTTGGCCCTGGACGTGCCGGCCAAGGGCGCGGAGTTCGACATCATGATCGAGACCCGCGACGCCCAGCACACCCAGGAGATCATGGACGCCCTGCGCGCCAGCGGATATCCGCCTCGGGCGGTCTAG
- a CDS encoding ArsR/SmtB family transcription factor, whose protein sequence is MNTPDPLSATLSALADPTRRAILARLARGEATVNELAAPFDISLPAVSRHLKVLEQAGLISRGREAQWRPCRLEAAPLEAVAGWVERYRRFWDGSFDRMDDYIAQLTKGDPDGDRH, encoded by the coding sequence ATGAATACGCCAGACCCCCTCTCCGCCACGCTCTCGGCCCTCGCCGACCCGACCCGCCGGGCGATCCTGGCGCGGCTGGCCCGGGGCGAGGCGACCGTGAACGAACTGGCGGCGCCGTTCGACATCAGCCTGCCGGCCGTATCGCGGCACCTGAAGGTCCTGGAGCAGGCCGGCCTGATCTCCCGCGGCCGCGAGGCGCAGTGGCGCCCCTGCCGGCTGGAAGCCGCCCCGCTGGAGGCGGTGGCCGGCTGGGTCGAACGCTATCGCCGCTTCTGGGACGGCAGTTTCGACCGCATGGACGACTACATCGCGCAACTCACGAAAGGCGACCCCGATGGCGACCGTCACTGA
- a CDS encoding FKBP-type peptidyl-prolyl cis-trans isomerase: protein MLRRSLIVALAGLTLVACNRGPAEIDPALIQANAATAAAFMEKTAKEPGVQKLPSGVLYQIIAKGPGTGVSPKPADDIKVHYEGKLISGEVFDSSYQRGAPAVMQLRGLIPAWVEALQQMKPGDQWILYVPPEQGYGAQGGGPIPPNSVLIFKIELVDVLPAAGTTALG from the coding sequence ATGCTTCGTCGCTCGCTTATCGTCGCCCTCGCCGGGCTGACGCTGGTCGCCTGTAATCGCGGACCGGCCGAGATCGACCCGGCCTTGATCCAGGCCAATGCGGCGACCGCCGCCGCCTTCATGGAGAAGACGGCCAAGGAGCCGGGCGTTCAGAAACTGCCGTCCGGCGTGCTCTACCAGATCATCGCCAAGGGGCCGGGAACCGGCGTCTCGCCGAAGCCCGCCGACGACATCAAGGTCCATTACGAAGGCAAGCTGATCTCTGGCGAGGTCTTCGACAGCTCCTACCAGCGCGGCGCGCCGGCGGTGATGCAGTTGCGCGGCCTGATCCCGGCCTGGGTCGAGGCCCTGCAGCAGATGAAGCCGGGCGATCAGTGGATCCTCTATGTGCCGCCTGAACAGGGCTATGGCGCACAGGGCGGCGGCCCGATTCCGCCCAACAGCGTGCTGATCTTCAAGATCGAGCTGGTCGACGTCCTGCCGGCGGCGGGAACGACCGCGCTGGGCTAG
- a CDS encoding glutathione S-transferase family protein produces MITITAFRSVPPLAQGLVRDLRVRWALEEAGLTYRVNLITLADKNTAAHMALQPFGQVPVYEEAGLKLFESGAIVLHVAAKSDALRPTDPTGAARMTCWVLAALNSIETAVTDLAHIDLFHSGEAWTIERRPQAEAFLRLRLEQLSDWLGERDWLEDRFTAGDLMMATVLRILRHTTIVAEVPRLDAYLKRCEARPAFQRALNGQMSDFEPWAA; encoded by the coding sequence ATGATCACCATCACCGCGTTCCGCTCCGTCCCGCCGCTCGCCCAAGGCCTGGTGCGTGATCTGCGCGTGCGTTGGGCCCTGGAGGAGGCCGGCCTGACCTACCGGGTGAACCTGATCACCCTGGCCGACAAGAACACCGCCGCCCATATGGCGCTCCAGCCGTTCGGCCAGGTGCCGGTCTACGAGGAGGCCGGCCTGAAACTCTTCGAGTCCGGCGCCATCGTGCTGCATGTCGCCGCCAAGTCGGACGCCCTTCGCCCGACCGATCCGACGGGCGCGGCGCGGATGACCTGCTGGGTCCTGGCGGCGCTGAATTCGATCGAAACGGCAGTCACCGACCTGGCGCATATTGATCTGTTCCACAGCGGCGAAGCCTGGACGATCGAACGCCGCCCGCAGGCCGAGGCCTTCCTTCGCCTGCGCCTGGAGCAGCTGTCGGACTGGCTCGGCGAGCGCGATTGGCTCGAAGACCGCTTCACGGCCGGCGACCTGATGATGGCCACGGTGCTGCGCATCCTGCGGCACACGACCATCGTCGCCGAGGTCCCGAGGCTGGACGCCTATCTGAAGCGTTGCGAGGCGCGACCGGCGTTTCAGCGCGCGCTGAACGGCCAGATGTCCGACTTCGAGCCCTGGGCGGCCTGA
- a CDS encoding citrate synthase/methylcitrate synthase codes for MSDGLENVVAAETVLSEVDGLGGRLVIRGCSLDDLAGHASFEDVVHLLFDGFYEGLPADVGPRLGEARTAVFTETAAIDDGLLALDPVEGMRALTARLPDGDDLETALRLIAAPAVFTAAVLRAKAGLAPIAPDPTLSHSADILRMLRGAAATDAEARALDAYLVTVSDHGLNASTFAARVIASTRAGLTSAVLGGVSALKGPLHGGAPGPVIEMLDAIGSPGDARPWLENALDHGERLMGFGHRVYRVRDPRADALKAAVRRLTAGSNTAPGRLAFAEAVESAALAILQERKPDRSLQTNVEFYTALLLEALAFPPAAFTGVFAMGRVAGWLAHAREQLAGGRLIRPQSVYVGPQPRQAA; via the coding sequence ATGTCGGACGGACTCGAGAACGTCGTCGCCGCGGAGACCGTGCTGTCGGAAGTCGACGGCCTGGGCGGGCGACTGGTGATCCGGGGCTGCTCGCTGGACGATCTGGCCGGGCACGCCAGCTTCGAGGACGTGGTCCATCTGCTGTTCGACGGCTTTTACGAGGGCCTGCCGGCCGACGTCGGGCCCAGGCTCGGCGAAGCCAGGACGGCGGTCTTCACCGAAACCGCGGCCATCGACGACGGCCTTCTGGCGCTGGACCCGGTCGAAGGCATGCGCGCCCTGACCGCTCGACTGCCCGACGGCGACGATCTGGAGACGGCGCTCAGGCTGATCGCCGCCCCGGCGGTCTTCACCGCCGCCGTTCTGCGGGCCAAGGCCGGCCTCGCCCCCATCGCGCCCGACCCGACCCTGTCGCACAGCGCCGATATTCTGCGGATGCTGCGCGGCGCGGCGGCGACCGACGCCGAGGCCCGCGCCCTGGACGCCTATCTGGTGACGGTCAGCGACCACGGCCTGAACGCCTCGACCTTCGCCGCCCGCGTGATCGCCTCGACCCGGGCCGGCCTCACCTCCGCCGTGCTCGGCGGCGTCTCGGCGTTGAAGGGTCCGCTGCACGGCGGCGCGCCGGGGCCGGTGATCGAGATGCTGGACGCCATCGGCTCGCCCGGCGACGCCCGTCCCTGGCTGGAGAACGCCCTCGACCATGGCGAGCGGCTGATGGGCTTTGGTCATCGCGTCTATCGGGTCCGCGACCCCCGCGCCGACGCCCTGAAGGCCGCCGTACGGCGGCTGACCGCGGGCTCGAACACGGCCCCCGGCCGCCTGGCCTTCGCCGAAGCCGTGGAGAGCGCCGCCCTGGCCATCCTGCAGGAACGCAAGCCCGACCGTTCGCTGCAGACCAACGTCGAGTTCTACACCGCGCTGCTGCTCGAAGCCCTGGCCTTCCCGCCCGCCGCCTTCACTGGCGTGTTCGCCATGGGGCGCGTCGCCGGCTGGCTGGCCCACGCTCGCGAGCAACTGGCCGGCGGCCGCCTGATCCGGCCCCAGTCGGTCTATGTCGGCCCGCAGCCGCGGCAGGCGGCCTGA
- the purU gene encoding formyltetrahydrofolate deformylase: MSTQGLILTLSCPDRRGIVAAVSAFLAERDCNILDAQQYDDPETGAFFMRVVFAPDGHAADALREQFEAVATVFAMRWSLRDPAVRKKVMILASLSDHCLADLLYRWRIGELDMDIAGVISNHPASTYRHVDLGDLPFHHLPVSKATKLEQEAEVWRLIRDTGADLVVLARYMQVLSDGLAAKLEGRCINIHHSFLPGFKGAKPYHQAHARGVKVIGASAHYVTSDLDEGPIIEQDVERISHRDTPEDLIRKGRDIERRVLARALRWALEDRVLLNGRKTVVFTD; the protein is encoded by the coding sequence ATGTCGACCCAAGGCCTCATCCTCACCCTGTCCTGCCCCGACCGCCGGGGCATCGTCGCCGCTGTCTCCGCCTTCCTGGCCGAGCGCGACTGCAACATCCTGGACGCCCAGCAGTACGACGACCCCGAGACCGGGGCCTTCTTCATGCGGGTCGTGTTCGCGCCGGACGGCCACGCCGCCGACGCGCTGCGCGAGCAGTTCGAGGCCGTGGCGACGGTCTTCGCCATGCGCTGGAGCCTGCGCGACCCGGCGGTGCGCAAGAAGGTGATGATCCTGGCCAGCCTGTCGGACCACTGCCTGGCCGACCTGCTGTACCGCTGGCGGATCGGCGAACTGGACATGGACATCGCCGGGGTGATCTCGAACCATCCCGCCTCGACCTATCGCCATGTCGACCTCGGCGACCTGCCGTTCCACCACCTGCCGGTCAGCAAGGCCACCAAGCTGGAGCAGGAGGCGGAGGTCTGGCGGCTGATCCGCGACACCGGCGCGGACCTGGTCGTGCTCGCCCGCTACATGCAGGTTCTGTCCGACGGGCTGGCCGCCAAGCTGGAAGGCCGCTGCATCAACATCCACCACTCCTTCCTGCCCGGGTTCAAAGGCGCCAAGCCCTATCACCAGGCCCACGCTCGCGGGGTGAAGGTCATCGGCGCCTCGGCCCACTATGTGACCAGCGACCTCGACGAGGGTCCGATCATCGAGCAGGACGTCGAACGCATCAGCCACCGCGACACGCCCGAGGACCTGATCCGCAAGGGCCGCGACATCGAGCGTCGCGTCCTGGCCAGGGCCCTACGCTGGGCGCTCGAGGATCGCGTCCTGCTGAACGGCCGCAAGACCGTCGTCTTCACCGACTGA
- a CDS encoding SRPBCC family protein, translating into MATVTEARAIGDDALEIVRVIDAPVALVFRLWESWEHAIRWWGPKEFTCTLFETDFRPGGAWRAHMVSDQYGEGRMGGVYREIVREKRLVFTFAWDEGFGPPLDTIVTVTFEEKDGRTIQTFHQTPFTDVAVRDSHIGGWASFVEKEADYAEALAKETAR; encoded by the coding sequence ATGGCGACCGTCACTGAGGCCCGCGCGATCGGCGACGATGCGCTGGAGATCGTCCGCGTCATCGACGCGCCCGTCGCCCTGGTCTTCCGCCTCTGGGAAAGCTGGGAACACGCGATCCGCTGGTGGGGGCCGAAGGAGTTCACCTGCACCCTGTTCGAGACGGATTTCCGCCCGGGCGGAGCCTGGCGGGCGCACATGGTTTCGGACCAGTACGGCGAGGGCCGGATGGGCGGCGTCTACCGCGAGATCGTGCGGGAGAAGCGACTGGTCTTCACCTTCGCCTGGGACGAGGGCTTCGGTCCGCCGCTCGACACCATCGTCACCGTCACCTTCGAAGAGAAGGACGGCCGAACGATCCAGACCTTCCACCAGACTCCGTTCACAGACGTCGCGGTCCGCGACAGCCACATCGGCGGCTGGGCCAGCTTCGTCGAGAAGGAAGCCGACTACGCAGAGGCCCTCGCCAAGGAGACCGCCCGATGA